A genomic window from Maridesulfovibrio sp. includes:
- a CDS encoding HD domain-containing protein, which produces MAKKTDNLKILIAGGAVRDLLRGKKPKDIDYFIASGTAEEFTSAFPKARPVGKSYEIFYLNGLEFSFPRKHGINTEETIDLDLKARDFTMNALALDEEGELYAHPHGLEDLQNRILRPSFPDTFKEDPLRVFRAAAFLARFPDFNPHPELIDEMKRCAASGWLKHIAPDRIGAELRKALGGPKPGNFLRLLIKADCLEPWFSEFSGADEIPAGPKKYHDKSVAGHIAEIMDKVAGDPLTCWMAMCHDLGKVLTEPQFLPSHHGHDKNGAEQAQNLGKRLMLPVKYIRAGETAALLHMKAGNYAELRPGTKVDLLMKLHVSGLLENMAGLCHADRGKPVLKKAFADLTEILNVSLPDHERNLGKESGEKLRNLRAMRLKTH; this is translated from the coding sequence ATGGCTAAAAAAACGGATAATTTGAAGATCTTAATTGCCGGAGGCGCAGTCCGTGATCTGCTGCGGGGAAAGAAACCCAAAGATATCGACTATTTTATTGCATCCGGGACAGCGGAGGAATTCACTTCGGCGTTTCCTAAAGCTCGTCCTGTTGGTAAATCCTACGAGATTTTTTATCTTAACGGTCTAGAATTTTCATTCCCCCGTAAGCATGGAATAAACACAGAAGAAACAATAGACCTTGACCTCAAAGCCCGTGATTTCACCATGAACGCTCTTGCATTGGATGAGGAAGGTGAACTGTATGCCCATCCACATGGCTTGGAAGATCTGCAAAACAGAATTCTGCGCCCTTCTTTCCCGGACACATTCAAAGAAGATCCGCTGCGTGTGTTCCGGGCAGCAGCATTTCTGGCACGCTTTCCTGATTTCAACCCGCATCCAGAACTGATTGACGAGATGAAAAGATGTGCTGCAAGCGGCTGGCTGAAACATATCGCACCAGACCGCATCGGGGCTGAGCTGCGTAAAGCCTTGGGCGGCCCCAAACCCGGAAATTTTTTACGCCTGTTGATTAAAGCGGATTGTCTTGAGCCATGGTTCAGCGAATTTTCCGGTGCAGATGAAATACCCGCAGGCCCCAAAAAATACCACGACAAATCTGTTGCCGGACATATCGCTGAAATCATGGATAAGGTGGCTGGAGATCCTCTCACCTGCTGGATGGCCATGTGCCATGATCTGGGTAAGGTACTGACTGAGCCGCAGTTTCTCCCTTCACATCACGGGCATGACAAAAATGGAGCTGAACAGGCGCAGAATCTGGGGAAAAGACTAATGCTCCCGGTCAAATATATCCGGGCCGGGGAGACTGCAGCCCTGCTGCACATGAAGGCCGGTAATTACGCCGAACTACGTCCCGGCACCAAGGTTGACCTTTTGATGAAGTTACATGTTTCAGGCTTGCTGGAAAATATGGCCGGCCTCTGCCATGCGGACCGGGGCAAACCAGTGCTGAAAAAGGCTTTCGCAGACCTGACAGAGATACTCAATGTATCTCTGCCGGATCACGAAAGAAATCTTGGTAAAGAATCAGGGGAAAAGCTGCGTAATCTGCGAGCAATGCGGCTTAAAACACACTAA
- a CDS encoding TVP38/TMEM64 family protein, translating into MKKKILILILLVSIAVLFFAFDLDRFFTLEYLKNSRQEFQTFYDQNPFWTISSFFLIYVFVVGINLPGATVLGLAGGALFGFTVGVLIISFASTIGATMACFFSRYLFRDYVQRKFGDRLDKVNQGIEKEGAFYLFTMRLIPAIPFVVINLVMGLTPMRLGTFYWVSQLGMLPGTMVYVNAGKELGQINSLAGIVQPGVLISFVLLGLFPLAVKKIVGLVKKRRSV; encoded by the coding sequence ATGAAAAAGAAAATACTGATACTCATACTTTTGGTTAGCATTGCAGTCTTGTTTTTTGCCTTTGATCTAGACAGATTTTTTACTCTTGAATATTTAAAGAATTCACGACAGGAATTTCAGACCTTTTATGACCAGAATCCATTTTGGACCATATCTTCTTTTTTTCTGATCTATGTGTTTGTGGTCGGGATAAATCTTCCGGGAGCAACCGTGCTTGGGCTAGCCGGTGGTGCCTTGTTCGGTTTTACCGTAGGAGTACTGATAATTTCTTTTGCCAGCACGATCGGGGCAACCATGGCCTGTTTCTTTTCCCGTTATCTCTTTCGCGACTATGTGCAGCGCAAGTTCGGGGACAGGTTGGATAAAGTCAATCAGGGTATAGAAAAAGAAGGAGCTTTTTATCTTTTTACCATGCGCCTTATCCCGGCAATTCCATTTGTGGTAATTAATCTGGTTATGGGGCTGACTCCCATGCGTTTAGGTACTTTTTACTGGGTTTCGCAACTGGGAATGCTGCCCGGAACTATGGTCTATGTTAACGCCGGCAAGGAATTAGGGCAGATTAACTCACTTGCCGGAATAGTGCAGCCGGGGGTGCTCATTTCATTTGTTCTGCTCGGATTGTTTCCTCTTGCAGTAAAGAAGATTGTCGGGCTTGTTAAGAAGCGTCGAAGTGTGTAA